Proteins co-encoded in one Arachis hypogaea cultivar Tifrunner chromosome 13, arahy.Tifrunner.gnm2.J5K5, whole genome shotgun sequence genomic window:
- the LOC112736414 gene encoding UDP-D-apiose/UDP-D-xylose synthase 2: MASSASAGASARVDLDGNPIKPLTICMIGAGGFIGSHLCEKLMSETQHKVLALDVYNDKIKHLLEPDNLPWHGRITFHRLNIKHDSRLEGLIKMSDLTINLAAICTPADYNTRPLDTIYSNFIDALPVVKYCSENNKRLIHFSTCEVYGKTIGSFLPKDSPLRQDPAYYVLKEDESPCIFGSIEKQRWSYACAKQLIERLIYAEGAENGMEFTIVRPFNWIGPRMDFIPGVDGPSEGVPRVLACFSNNLLRGQPLKLVDGGQSQRTFVYIKDAIEAVTLMIENPARANGHIFNVGNPNNEVTVRQLAEMMIKVYSKVSGEQPPETPTIDVSSKEFYGEGYDDSDKRIPDMTTINRQLGWNPKTSLWDLLESTLTYQHRTYAEAIKKVIAKPVAS, from the exons ATGGCTTCTTCTGCTTCTGCTGGTGCCTCAGCTCGCGTGGATCTGGATGGGAACCCGATAAAGCCATTAACGATCTGCATGATCGGTGCCGGAGGGTTCATTGGCTCACACCTTTGCGAGAAGCTCATGTCCGAAACGCAGCACAAGGTTCTCGCATTGGATGTCTACAACGACAAGATCAAGCACCTCTTGGAGCCCGATAACCTTCCATGGCACGGTCGCATCACCTTCCACCGACTCAACATCAAGCACGATTCAAGGCTCGAAGGTCTCATCAAGATGTCGGATCTG aCGATAAATCTGGCTGCAATTTGCACCCCTGCGGATTACAATACCCGTCCCCTTGACACAATTTACAGCAACTTCATCGATGCTCTCCCTGTG GTGAAGTACTGCTCTGAGAATAACAAGAGGCTTATTCACTTCTCTACTTGTGAAGTGTATGGGAAAACGATTGGAAGCTTTCTCCCCAAAGATAGTCCTCTTCGTCAG GATCCTGCATACTACGTTCTTAAAGAAGATGAGTCTCCATGCATTTTTGGTTCGATTGAGAAGCAGAGATGGTCCTATGCCTGTGCAAAGCAGTTGATTGAGAGGCTGATTTATG CTGAGGGTGCTGAAAATGGTATGGAGTTCACAATTGTGAGGCCTTTTAATTGGATTGGACCTAGAATGGATTTCATTCCTGGCGTTGATGGTCCTAGTGAGGGTGTTCCCCGGGTTCTTGCATGCTTTAGCAAT AATCTTCTCAGAGGGCAGCCCCTCAAGCTAGTGGACGGTGGCCAATCCCAGAGAACCTTTGTTTACATCAAGGATGCTATTGAAGCTGTAACACTGATGATT GAAAACCCTGCCAGGGCTAATGGACATATCTTCAATGTGGGTAACCCCAACAATGAGGTTACAGTTCGGCAGCTTGCTGAAATGATGATTAAG GTATACTCAAAGGTAAGTGGAGAACAACCTCCAGAGACACCTACAATCGACGTCAGCTCGAAAGAATTTTATGGCGAGGGATATGACGATAGCGACAAGAGAATTCCTGACATGACCACAATAAACAGGCAGCTTG GATGGAACCCAAAGACCTCACTTTGGGACCTGCTTGAGTCCACACTGACCTATCAGCACAGGACATATGCTGAAGCCATTAAGAAAGTCATTGCTAAACCTGTTGCAAGTTGA
- the LOC112736415 gene encoding uncharacterized protein — translation MLLSPFSFLHVPFFHVHPLRSRSIECPLAPKNILHCHRCQLVNYYVAFLWSPGSSHSWRLFQQLQNVSEDCVHFRYRRSSLNGLDQSAEVVINFDVVPVTILPRQFLTTTAEAALPVSLWKAASVLTFSLSCGGGLQIFQLFKRSG, via the exons ATGCTGCTCTCCCCCTTCAGCTTCTTGCATGTCCCGTTTTTCCATGTCCACCCTCTGAG GAGTAGGAGTATTGAATGTCCACTGGCTCCTAAGAACATTCTTCACTGCCATCGCTGCCAGTTGGTGAACTACTATGTTGCCTTTCTTTGGAGTCCAGGTAGCTCCCACAGCTGGCGCCTCTTCCAGCAGTTGCAGAATGTCTCTGAGGATTGCGTCCACTTTCGCTATAGGCGTTCTAGCCTTAACGGCTTGGACCAAAG TGCCGAAGTTGTGATAAATTTTGATGTTGTCCCAGTGACGATCTTACCCCGCCAGTTCCTAACAACGACTGCTGAGGCTGCCTTGCCTGTATCCCTATGGAAAGCCGCGTCAGTATTGACCTTCAGCCTATCTTGTGGCGGGGGTCTCCAG ATCTTTCAGCTGTTTAAACGCTCAGGCTGA